The following coding sequences lie in one Mytilus edulis unplaced genomic scaffold, xbMytEdul2.2 SCAFFOLD_2522, whole genome shotgun sequence genomic window:
- the LOC139505657 gene encoding histone H2B-like — ETKGAKKAVTKAKTARPAVTRKGGGRDVNPMLSNIYKVLRQVHPDTGVSSKAMSIMNSFVNDIFERIAAEASRLAHYNKRSTITIPEIQTAVRLLLPGELAKHAVSEGTKAVTKYTSSK; from the coding sequence GAAACTAAAGGAGCCAAGAAGGCCGTCACCAAGGCAAAGACTGCCAGaccggcggtgacaagaaaaggaggaggaagagacgtgaatcctatgctatctaacatctacaaagtcttgagacaagtTCACCCCGACACCGGAGTGTCCTCAAAGGCAATGTCCATCATGAACAGCTTCGTCAACGATATCTTCGAGAGAATCGCAGCAGAGGCCTCCCGATTGGCACACTACAACAAAAGATCTACCATCACAATACCGGAGATCCAGACCGCTGTCCGTCTTCTCTTACCCggagaattggccaagcacgctgtcagtgaaggtaccaaagccgtcactaaatacaccagcagcaagtaa